One window of Cucurbita pepo subsp. pepo cultivar mu-cu-16 chromosome LG19, ASM280686v2, whole genome shotgun sequence genomic DNA carries:
- the LOC111781690 gene encoding uncharacterized protein LOC111781690: protein MATRGESKTLRVFCIATADTKLEELRFVSDAVRSNLNFFARGSPHKVEVTVVDVSTSQQNVIESLDDFVFVSRDFVLSCYDHTRNHLPDDRGKAISIMSKALDCFLSKVQEDGVIAGVIGLGGSGGTSLISSALKSLQIGIPKLIVSTIASGQTESYIGTSDLILFPSIVDVCGINSVSRVVFSNASAAFAGMVIGRLEKSNDSPEFNEKPTVGLTMFGVTTPCVNAVKERLLKEGYESLVFHATGIGGKAMESLVREGFIQGVLDITTTEVADYLMGGVMACDSSRFDAIIEKKIPLVLSVGALDMVNFGSIDTIPSNFHGRNIYEHNKQVTLMRTTVDENKKIAKFIADKMNNSSGKVRVCLPQKGISALDAPGKPFYDPKATATLINELQKLIQSNNDRKVNVYPYHINDPEFAEVLVNSFLEITSKNTDSCGPKMVLAETSQDLKKTSFSESNLSAGRNIGYSPSDFPEKRPETSRRTRNILENLKAQIVKGVPIIGAGAGTGISAKFEEAGGVDLIVVYNSGRFRMAGRGSLAGLLPFADANAIVLEMANEVLPVVKTVPVLAGVCASDPFRRMDYFLKQVESIGFSGVQNFPTVGLFDGNFRQNLEETGMGYGLEVKMIEMAHKMGLLTTPYAFNQDEATEMAKAGADIIVAHMGLTTSGSIGAKTALSLEESVLRVQAIADAAHRINPNVLVLCHGGPISGPTEAAFILKRTNGVHGFYGASSMERLPVEQAITSTIQEYKSISMR from the exons ATGGCGACACGGGGTGAAAGCAAAACTCTCCGAGTTTTCTGTATCGCTACGGCTGATACAAAGCTGGAGGAGCTCCGATTCGTTTCCGATGCAGTTCGATCCAACCTCAATTTCTTCGCTAGAGGTTCTCCTCATAAG GTTGAAGTGACGGTTGTTGATGTTTCTACCAGCCAGCAGAATGTGATCGAGAGTTTGGATGATTTCGTCTTCGTGTCGAGGGATTTTGTTCTCTCTTGCTACGATCACACTAGAAATCATCTTCCCGATGACCGAGGAAAAGCAATCTCTATAATGAGTAAAGCACTCGACTGTTTCCTTAGTAAAGTCCAGGAGGATGGAGTTATTGCTGGAGTTATAGGACTTGGAGGCAGTGGAGGAACATCTCTCATATCCTCTGCGTTAAAATCTCTTCAAATTGGAATACCTAAGCTTATCGTCTCGACTATTGCTAGTGGTCAAACAGAATCTTATATCGGGACATCCGATCTGATACTTTTCCCCTCTATAGTGGATGTGTGCGGGATCAATAGTGTCAGTAGGGTCGTTTTCTCGAATGCAAGTGCTGCATTTGCTGGAATGGTGATCGGAAGACTTGAGAAGTCTAATGATTCGCCTGAGTTCAATGAAAAACCAACAGTGGGTTTAACAATGTTTGGGGTTACAACTCCTTGTGTTAATGCTGTCAAAGAAAGATTGCTTAAAGAAGGCTACGAGAGCCTTGTTTTTCATGCTACTGGGATAGGGGGCAAGGCAATGGAATCTCTGGTCAGAGAGGGATTTATCCAG GGAGTCTTGGACATCACAACAACAGAGGTCGCAGACTATTTAATGGGAGGTGTTATGGCTTGTGACAGCTCCCGCTTTGATGCCatcatagaaaagaaaatcccatTAGTTCTAAGTGTAGGAGCACTCGATATGGTGAACTTTGGATCCATAGATACAATACCTTCTAATTTTCATGGAAGGAATATATATGAACATAATAAACAG gttactCTGATGCGAACTACAGTGgatgagaacaaaaaaattgcgAAGTTTATAGCTGATAAGATGAACAATTCATCAGGAAAGGTTCGTGTATGCCTGCCACAGAAGGGCATATCTGCTCTGGATGCACCAGGGAAGCCATTTTATGATCCTAAGGCTACTGCTACTCTTATTAATGAATTACAGAAGCTTATTCAATCAAATAATGATAGGAAG GTGAATGTGTATCCTTATCATATTAATGATCCTGAATTTGCTGAGGTATTGGTTAACTCATTCTTGGAAATTACCTCAAAAAATACGGACTCATGTGGCCCAAAAATGGTTTTGGCCGAAACTAGTCAAGACCTTAAAAAAACCTCCTTTTCTGAGTCCAATTTATCTGCTGGTCGAAACATTGGCTACAGTCCTAGTGACTTCCCAGAGAAAAGACCAG AAACTTCGCGAAGAACACGTAATATATTGGAGAACCTGAAAGCTCAAATTGTTAAAGGAGTGCCCATAATAGGGGCCGGTGCTGGGACAGGCATATCTGCCAAGTTTGAAGAAGCTGGTGGTGTTGATCTGATAGTAGTGTACAACTCAGGGCGCTTTCGCATGGCTGGGAGGGGTTCTTTAGCAGGTTTGCTGCCTTTTGCCGATGCTAATGCCATAGTGCTTGAAATGGCCAATGAAGTATTGCCT GTGGTGAAGACAGTTCCCGTGCTTGCTGGAGTATGTGCTTCTGATCCATTTCGTCGAATGGATTACTTTCTAAAGCAGGTGGAGTCAATTGGATTCTCTGGAGTGCAGAACTTTCCTACTGTTGGATTGTTTGATGGTAACTTCAGACAAAACCTAGAAGAAACAGGCATGGGATATGG ATTGGAGGTCAAGATGATTGAGATGGCACATAAAATGGGTCTCTTGACAACCCCATACGCTTTTAACCAAGATGAAGCCACGGAAATGGCAAAAGCCGGCGCAGACATCATAGTTGCCCACATGGGGCTCACTACCTCTGGATCTATTGGAGCCAAAACTGCTCTATCACTGGAGGAAAGTGTACTCCGTGTACAGGCTATAGCAGATGCTGCTCACAGGATCAATCCTAATGTCTTAGTTCTCTGTCATGGAG GTCCTATATCGGGCCCTACTGAAGCAGCTTTCATTCTGAAGAGAACCAATGGAGTTCATGGATTTTATGGTGCATCGAGCATGGAGAGGCTACCAGTCGAACAAGCAATAACTAGCACTATCCAAGAGTACAAATCGATTTCAATGAGATGA
- the LOC111781958 gene encoding AAA-ATPase At3g50940-like, with amino-acid sequence MASDGSTAVSNLANAKAILTTVASFAATIVLARSVADDLFPSDLREYIYDRARSIFGRFSSQLTMVIGEMDGFSPNQIYEAAHIYLATKIPPSTKILKVTKLEKEDNITTAMESHQEVIDTFNGVQFNWFFLCQENRRREFDNPRSSYTTIDRSFQLCFHYKHKEMVLKSYLPHILLQAKELKQQSKTLKIFAADYPNVEYGSISEMWIPTNLDHPATFEKLAMDSEIKDFILNDLERFVKRKEFYRKVGKAWKRGYLLYGPPGTGKSSLIASMANYLKFDVYDLELTALESNSGLKKLLMGISNRSILVVEDIDCSIQFHDRMSETEEDDETSSPPRRKQVTLSGLLNFIDGLWSSCGDERIIIFTTNHKEKLDPALLRPGRMDVHVHMSYCSPCGFRVLASNYLGIENHKLFGEIEERISSTKVTPAEVAEQLLKNDDGDRALTELIEFLEAKKRENEESEAEIRQPQLEAVEKAKKKGEENATVSPLSQTTTLSSDPSPA; translated from the coding sequence ATGGCCTCCGACGGCTCCACCGCCGTATCTAACCTCGCAAATGCCAAGGCCATTCTCACCACCGTCGCTTCCTTTGCCGCCACCATCGTCCTTGCTCGCTCCGTCGCCGACGACTTATTCCCTTCCGATCTCCGTGAATATATATACGACAGAGCTCGAAGCATCTTCGGCCGATTCTCCTCCCAACTCACCATGGTCATCGGCGAAATGGACGGTTTCAGCCCCAACCAAATCTACGAAGCTGCCCATATCTATTTAGCCACCAAAATCCCTCCCTCAACTAAAATACTCAAAGTCACAAAGCTCGAGAAGGAAGACAACATCACCACCGCCATGGAAAGCCACCAGGAAGTAATCGACACCTTCAACGGCGTTCAATTCAACTGGTTCTTCCTCTGCCAAGAAAACCGGCGGCGCGAGTTCGACAACCCTCGTTCCTCCTACACCACCATCGACCGATCCTTCCAGCTCTGTTTTCACTATAAACACAAAGAAATGGTCCTCAAATCGTATCTCCCCCATATTCTCCTCCAGGCCAAAGAATTGAAGCAGCAATCCAAAACCCTCAAGATCTTCGCCGCCGACTACCCGAATGTCGAATACGGCAGCATATCGGAGATGTGGATTCCGACGAATCTCGATCACCCTGCCACGTTCGAGAAGCTCGCAATGGACTCTGAGATCAAGGATTTCATTCTGAACGACCTTGAACGGTTTGTGAAGAGGAAGGAGTTTTACAGAAAGGTGGGTAAAGCTTGGAAGAGAGGGTATTTGCTGTACGGACCACCGGGAACAGGGAAATCGAGCTTAATCGCATCAATGGCGAATTACCTGAAATTCGATGTTTATGATTTGGAATTAACGGCGCTGGAATCCAATTCAGGTCTTAAGAAATTACTTATGGGTATTTCGAATCGTTCGATTTTAGTGGTGGAGGATATTGATTGTTCGATTCAGTTTCACGATCGGATGTCGGAAacggaagaagatgatgaaacaTCGTCGCCGCCGAGAAGAAAACAGGTGACGTTGTCGGGTTTGTTGAATTTCATTGACGGGTTGTGGTCGAGCTGTGGCGATGAGAGGATTATAATATTCACGACGAACCATAAAGAGAAGCTGGATCCGGCGTTACTCCGGCCGGGAAGAATGGATGTTCATGTTCATATGTCGTATTGCAGCCCTTGtggatttagggttttggcTTCCAATTATCTTGGAATTGAGAACCATAAATTGTTTGGGGAAATTGAGGAACGGATTTCGAGTACCAAAGTGACTCCGGCGGAGGTGGCGGAGCAGCTGCTGAAGAACGACGACGGTGACAGAGCATTGACGGAATTGATTGAATTTCTTGAAGcgaaaaagagggaaaatgaagaatcCGAGGCTGAAATCCGTCAACCCCAACTGGAAGCCGTAGAAAAAgcgaaaaagaaaggagaagaaaatgccACCGTCTCTCCATTATCACAGACTACCACTCTTTCTTCTGATCCCTCACCGGCGTAA
- the LOC111781412 gene encoding AAA-ATPase At2g18193-like has translation MLNFKEMAVPQSASAVFSAYASFATTMMLVRSITSELLPPKIISFFHSIFFYFFGSVSFQVKIIIEENCGFSPNQIFQAAEVYLRTKISPSTDTLKAHKTPRQKKITLSIDKGQEIVDHFDNIRLQWRFVCSHDEQNGGGNKEKRHFELVFPKKLRDRVVESYLPYVLKRAKEIKEEDKVVKIFSQECQYDEDGGSGNWGSINLDHPSTFETLAMDPDLKQSIIDDLDRFVNRREFYKKVGKAWKRGYLLYGPPGTGKSSLIAAMANYLKFDIYDLDLSYIYSNGELRRVLLTTTNRSIVVIEDIDCSVEIQNRENEEHYDQSNGKFTLSGMLNFIDGLWSSCGDERIIIFTTNHKERLDPALLRPGRMDVHINMSYCTPHGFRVLVSNYLGEEADKHDLCREIEELIGEMEVSPAEIAEALMKNDDADVVLQSLVEFLKCKREEQRKKKEEETAASEKNGEEEEEEEEEEEEEEEEPKRKRHKRGLRLRIGRGRGRGRGRGRVLM, from the exons ATGTTGAATTTCAAGGAAATGGCCGTCCCCCAATCGGCCTCCGCCGTCTTCTCCGCCTACGCCTCATTCGCCACCACTATGATGCTTGTTCGTTCTATAACCAGCGAGCTACTCCCACCCAAGATTATCTCCTTCTTccattcaattttcttctatttcttcGGCTCTGTTTCGTTTCAGGTCAAGATTATAATCGAGGAGAATTGTGGGTTTAGCCCTAACCAGATCTTCCAAGCGGCGGAGGTTTATCTCCGTACGAAAATCAGCCCTTCCACCGACACTCTCAAGGCCCACAAAACCCCTCGCCAGAAGAAAATCACGCTCTCCATCGATAAGGGTCAAGAAATCGTCGACCACTTCGACAACATTCGGCTCCAATGGCGATTTGTTTGTTCCCATGATGAACAAAATGGTGGGGGAAACAAAGAGAAGCGCCATTTTGAGCTCGTGTTTCCCAAGAAATTAAGGGACAGAGTCGTGGAGTCCTATTTGCCTTATGTGTTGAAAAGGGCTAAGGAGATTAAAGAAGAGGATAAAGTTGTTAAGATCTTTAGCCAGGAATGTCAGTATGATGAGGACGGCGGGAGCGGGAATTGGGGGTCTATTAATCTAGACCATCCCTCCACGTTTGAGACGCTCGCCATGGATCCTGACTTGAAACAATCCATTATCGATGATTTGGATCGGTTCGTTAATCGCCGGGAGTTTTACAAAAAAGTGGGGAAGGCTTGGAAGAGAGGCTATTTGTTGTATGGTCCTCCTGGTACAGGGAAATCGAGCTTAATTGCCGCCATGGCTAATTACCTCAAGTTTGATATCTACGATTTGGACCTCTCTTACATTTACAGCAATGGTGAACTGAGAAGGGTTTTGTTAACCACCACGAATCGGTCGATTGTGGTGATTGAGGATATCGATTGTAGCGTGGAAATACAGAATCGGGAGAACGAAGAACATTATGATCAATCCAACGGGAAG TTTACTTTATCGGGGATGTTGAATTTCATTGATGGATTATGGTCGAGTTGTGGGGATGAAAGAATCATTATCTTCACGACGAATCATAAGGAACGATTGGATCCAGCTCTGCTTCGACCAGGTCGAATGGATGTTCATATAAACATGTCGTATTGTACTCCTCATGGGTTCAGGGTGTTGGTGTCGAATTACCTCGGCGAGGAAGCGGATAAGCATGATTTGTGCAGAGAAATTGAAGAGCTAATCGGAGAAATGGAAGTGTCTCCGGCGGAGATTGCGGAGGCGCTGATGAAGAATGACGACGCCGATGTTGTTCTTCAAAGCCTTGTTGAGTTTCTGAAATGTAAGAGGgaagaacagaggaagaagaaggaggaggagacgGCGGCGAGTGAGAAGAatggagaggaagaggaagaggaagaggaagaggaagaagaagaagaagaagaacccaaAAGAAAGAGACACAAAAGGGGTCTGAGGTTAAGAATTGGGCGCGGGCGTGGGCGTGGGCGTGGGCGTGGGCGTGTATTGATGTGA
- the LOC111781413 gene encoding AAA-ATPase At2g18193-like, protein MFSFKDMPPSASSLFAAYASFATSMMMIRSITNDLLPPQLISFISSIFTYFFPPKSSPQTTLVIEKKTNYNKNQVFEAAEIYLRTKISPSMDRLKVSKTPRQQRVSLSMEKDQEIVDQFEDIHLKWRFVAEKKKEGNESVKEKRHYELVFDKKFMDKVVDFYLPYILQRAKEITEMENVSKLCSQNLSYSDDFGDERCRGNWGSIGLEHPATFDTLAMDPDLKKMIIDDLDRFLKRKEFYRKVGKAWKRGYLLYGPPGTGKSSLVAAMANYLKFDIYDLDLTDICSNSDLRRSLLSTSNRSILVIEDIDCSVNLQNRANSDDESENNDDYRSKLTLSGMLNFMDGLWSSCGDERIIVLTTNHKDRLDPALLRPGRMDVHIHLSYCTSKAFEALATNYLGGGAIHHPLYEEIEALVEHANVTPAEVAEELMKGDDIDIVMEGLAKFVKRKREEQNDRNKAAEEEGNEIVEEQ, encoded by the exons ATGTTCAGTTTCAAGGACATGCCTCCGTCCGCATCTTCCCTGTTCGCGGCGTATGCCTCCTTCGCCACTTCCATGATGATGATCCGTTCCATAACCAACGACCTTCTTCCTCCCCAACTCATCTCCTTCATCTCCTCCATTTTCACCTACTTTTTCCCCCCGAAATCCTCCCCTCAGACCACCCTTGTCATCGAGAAAAAGACGAACTACAACAAAAACCAGGTATTCGAAGCTGCCGAGATCTACCTCCGTACCAAAATCAGCCCCTCAATGGACCGTCTCAAGGTCTCCAAAACTCCCAGGCAGCAGAGAGTTTCCCTCTCCATGGAAAAGGATCAAGAAATTGTAGATCAATTCGAAGACATTCATCTCAAATGGCGCTTCGTCGccgagaaaaagaaggaaggtaATGAGTCTGTCAAGGAGAAACGCCATTACGAGCTTGTTTTCGATAAGAAATTCATGGATAAAGTCGTGGATTTCTATTTGCCTTACATCTTACAGAGAGCCAAGGAGATTACAGAAATGGAGAATGTTTCCAAACTCTGTAGTCAAAATTTATCGTACAGTGACGATTTTGGTGATGAGAGATGTCGAGGGAATTGGGGATCCATCGGTCTGGAGCATCCGGCGACGTTCGATACTCTGGCGATGGATCCTgatttgaagaagatgataatcgATGATTTGGATCGTTTCTTGAAGCGGAAGGAATTTTATCGCAAGGTTGGAAAGGCTTGGAAGAGAGGCTACTTGTTGTACGGTCCACCTGGTACGGGGAAATCGAGCTTAGTCGCCGCCATGGCTAATTACCTCAAGTTTGATATCTACGATTTAGATCTCACAGATATCTGCAGCAATAGCGACCTGAGAAGATCGTTACTCTCCACTTCAAATCGCTCGATTTTGGTGATTGAGGATATCGATTGCAGCGTTAATTTGCAGAATCGGGCCAATAGCGACGATGAAAGCGAAAATAACGACGATTACAGAAGCAAG TTGACACTGTCTGGTATGCTTAATTTCATGGATGGATTGTGGTCGAGCTGCGGCGATGAGAGGATCATCGTCCTCACGACGAATCACAAGGACCGATTAGATCCAGCGCTGTTGCGACCTGGTCGAATGGACGTCCATATACACTTGAGCTACTGCACCTCAAAGGCGTTCGAGGCTTTAGCCACCAATTACCTCGGCGGCGGAGCTATTCATCACCCGCTGTACGAAGAAATCGAAGCGCTGGTCGAGCACGCCAATGTGACTCCGGCGGAGGTTGCGGAAGAGCTGATGAAGGGCGACGACATCGACATCGTGATGGAAGGTTTAGCCAAGTTTGTGAAGCGAAAGAGAGAGGAACAGAATGATCGAAATAAGGCGGCGGAGGAAGAAGGTAATGAGATAGTGGAAGAACagtga